From one Nematostella vectensis chromosome 7, jaNemVect1.1, whole genome shotgun sequence genomic stretch:
- the LOC5510731 gene encoding ephrin type-A receptor 4 isoform X7, with translation MKVWVYLVVDLLVFLCSSHAERVPLANFMNGKPWRERWTSSGSSSWYLSRSELGACDTSSSSQPNGWVKSDVINTGPATRIELTATFDARDCSSFSGGSYCRHDFDVYAHQSETLYWGPVPDPNSSPSGTFSNIGTLNATKLWTSLENKIQNVQTLSLILQNSKPYVYLALHYKGGCLAVQSILVEYFRCADMTLPSTLVQLGPTVAPANNSINVSGVCAPNSKQVSGAGDLHGYCQSDGEWSSGLFSGECQCEAGHQNTTTGGGGAECQACQVGTYKAVHGYFACASCPDNSVATEIGSKSCTCVSGFYRKANESISSACTGPPSPPTSLYKPFLNSSAIILSWSAPNNTGGRTDVYYLIECFKCDGDGSVCVEACGGTVAQHGTSARVSGLSAFTYYMFRVFARNGVSDQAERGGQEAEFAKLVIQTNDAVPGKPEITAVEKVDLTHVRVIWKLLRPNGIITSYELEYHVTGKSANEKALTINATRATVDVDRDKGYQFRVRAQTRLGYGPFSDAVGLQAGQTGSSSSSPLVITTSVLGTVLVLAILLVAAVCLYRVRRDRRAPRGIKATVQFTARPECQEEYEDMGETNPGLDAIYSCVGEDEAWEVPPQNLSVINRLGSGNFGHVDKAMAIGIPGFPGQVTVAVKTFKATAQEKDKIDFLTELNLMKSLRPHPHVVCLIGCCTRQADHLAIILEYLPYGDLLGYLRRSRGHEDWYCSGDLRPPSRLVSKDLVKFAWMIADGMAFLAANKCVHRDLAARNVLVGEHNTCKISDLGLARDVSQDIYTRTSSAPLPFKWMPPESLLYGQSSSASDVWSYGIVLWEIFTIGDSPYPGVKSKGIPRMLREGYRMPKPPHVGDALYSVMLWLHVFAELLSHVV, from the exons ATGAAGGTGTGGGTCTATCTGGTTGTTGATCTACTCGTCTTTCTCTGCTCTTCACACGCCGAAAGAG TTCCTTTAGCGAATTTCATGAATGGGAAACCGTGGAGGGAGCGATGGACAAGCAGTGGAAGCAGT TCCTGGTATTTGAGTAGATCCGAGCTTGGTGCTTGTGACACTTCTTCTTCGTCGCAACCGAACGGGTGGGTgaaaagtgacgtcatcaacacTGGACCCGCCACTAGAATCGAGCTCACGGCAACATTCGATGCCAGGGACTGCTCCTCGTTTTCTGGTGGATCGTACTGTAGACATGACTTTGACGTCTACGCGCATCAGTCTGAGACTCTGTACTGGGGACCAGTCCCTGACCCGAACAGCAGCCCATCGGGGACATTCAGTAACATAGGGACGCTGAACGCGACGAAACTTTGGACTAGTCTTGAGAATAAGATACAAAATGTACAGACATTATCACTTATTCTACAAAACAGCAAACCGTACGTCTATCTTGCCCTTCATTACAAAGGCGGATGTCTTGCGGTGCAGAGCATTTTAGTAGAATATTTTCGATGTGCGGATATGACGCTACCAAGCACACTGGTACAACTAGGGCCGACTGTAGCACCTGCTAACAATTCTATAAATGTTAGTGGAGTATGCGCACCAAACTCCAAGCAAGTGTCAGGGGCGGGGGATCTCCATGGTTACTGTCAATCAGACGGGGAGTGGAGTTCGGGACTGTTCAGCGGGGAGTGTCAATGTGAGGCAGGACATCAAAACACAACCACAGGCGGAGGCGGGGCTGAGTGCCAag CATGTCAAGTTGGAACTTACAAAGCTGTCCATGGCTATTTTGCCTGCGCAAGTTGCCCTGACAACAGTGTTGCTACGGAAATTGGAAGTAAAAGCTGTACTTGTGTCAGCGGTTTCTACAGGAAGGCGAACGAGTCCATCAGCTCCGCGTGTACAG GCCCACCATCACCCCCAACAAGTTTATATAAGCCTTTCCTGAACAGCTCTGCAATAATCCTATCCTGGTCAGCCCCCAATAACACGGGCGGTCGGACTGACGTGTACTACTTGATAGAGTGCTTCAAATGTGACGGTGATGGCTCCGTCTGTGTGGAGGCCTGTGGAGGCACAGTTGCACAGCACGGGACGTCGGCGCGGGTCAGCGGTCTGTCTGCCTTCACGTACTATATGTTCAGAGTGTTTGCGCGTAACGGAGTCAGTGATCAAGCCGAGAGGGGAGGTCAAGAGGCCGAGTTTGCCAAGCTGGTCATACAAACAAATGACGCGG TCCCAGGCAAGCCTGAGATCACCGCGGTAGAGAAAGTGGACTTGACCCATGTCAGGGTCATTTGGAAGCTTTTGAGGCCCAATGGTATCATTACATCTTACGAGCTCGAGTACCACGTGACTGGGAAGTCGGCCAATGAAAAGGCATTGACGATAAACGCTACAAGAGCGACGGTGGATGTAGACCGCGATAAAGGCTACCAGTTCAGG GTGCGCGCTCAGACAAGGCTGGGATATGGACCCTTCAGTGACGCCGTGGGCTTACAAG CCGGCCAGACCGGTAGCTCGAGCAGTAGTCCGCTTGTGATCACCACATCAGTCCTGGGGACGGTGCTAGTCCTGGCTATCCTACTGGTGGCAGCGGTGTGTCTGTATCGAGTCAGGAGGGACAGACGCGCTCCTCGGGGAATCAAGGCCACTGTACAGTTTACCGCGAGACCTGAATGT CAAGAGGAATACGAAGACATGGGAGAAACGAACCCCGGACTTGATGCTATCTACTCGTGCGTCGGGGAAGACGAAGCTTGGGAGGTCCCGCCCCAGAACCTGTCAGTTATCAACCGACTGGGCAGCGGTAACTTTGGTCACGTGGACAAAGCGATGGCTATTGGGATCCCGGGGTTTCCAGGCCAGGTTACGGTTGCCGTTAAAACTTTTAAAG CTACTGCTCAAGAGAAGGACAAAATAGACTTCCTGACGGAGCTGAACTTGATGAAATCCCTCAGGCCACATCCACACGTTGTATGTCTTATTGGCTGCTGCACCCGACAAGCAG ATCACTTGGCGATCATTCTTGAATACCTGCCGTATGGAGACTTGTTGGGCTACCTGAGGCGGTCACGCGGTCATGAGGACTGGTACTGCTCGGGTGATCTCCGCCCCCCGTCGCGGCTCGTCTCGAAGGACTTGGTCAAGTTCGCGTGGATGATAGCAGACGGCATGGCCTTTCTTGCCGCAAACAAG TGTGTCCACCGCGATCTCGCCGCCCGTAACGTACTCGTAGGGGAGCACAACACGTGTAAGATCTCGGACCTCGGGCTCGCGAGAGACGTCAGCCAAGATATTTACACGCGGACGTCTTCG GCGCCGCTTCCCTTCAAATGGATGCCGCCCGAGTCGCTGTTGTACGGACAATCGAGCAGCGCTAGCGATGT ATGGTCTTATGGGATAGTTCTTTGGGAGATTTTCACAATTG GTGACTCTCCTTACCCTGGAGTAAAGAGTAAAGGCATTCCGCGCATGCTCCGTGAAGGATACCGCATGCCAAAACCACCGCACGTCGGGGATGCATT GTACTCTGTAATGCTGTGGTTACATGTGTTCGCTGAGTTGCTGAGTCACGTGGTTTAA